A section of the Cylindrospermum stagnale PCC 7417 genome encodes:
- a CDS encoding TrbI/VirB10 family protein has protein sequence MKGNLEEETESNRINNLLKFEEDENEDNLNTTDHQNDITASDVELGDELGLVETQHSLVNSPWSRTAVVGGGFGLVFLLIFMFLNPIMNGKITKKEQTSEVAATPPPEEIPTKDGDIYAKLALQKQAEELEAFKDKNRVRDELPLENQDKQKVENLTKTKTIPNKSVSRETFSTSTREQQPRRPTRAERPVREMPIARYSPPVQTVATPTRLPQQQTTFKSVTKPSDPLVELAKLRSFGSAGQIYYATAITNEKKEAVATQTRNSGASDYTPRRRSSYNRSSQPETVFTNNSSSDLESGADTNGGREIEGLKPRWTPVVTANTIAKNDKLTNSSNSKDYSADEAGIIEGREEQYLRVGEYAAATLETPLIWSGNTNSNSQSKFIAKLTQPLLSNIGQEAIPTNTLLSVEIQEVDSSGRATAVVTAILKDGTEYTLPAGAIVILGKGGEPLIAHQYHDKGKEILGLDAGLGLMSGLAKVGEVINQPDIESSISQSNGGFSSIQTSRNGDRSLLGAFAQGAFGTVAKQVEERNQKAIAEIMKRPNIWFIPQNTKITVQVNRSLRL, from the coding sequence ATGAAAGGAAATTTAGAAGAAGAAACTGAATCTAATAGAATAAATAACTTGCTAAAATTTGAAGAGGATGAAAACGAAGATAACCTTAATACCACTGATCATCAAAATGATATTACTGCATCAGATGTGGAACTAGGAGATGAATTAGGGTTAGTAGAAACACAACATTCACTTGTAAATTCCCCGTGGTCGCGCACAGCAGTGGTTGGGGGAGGATTTGGATTGGTATTTCTCCTAATTTTTATGTTTCTCAATCCCATCATGAACGGGAAGATAACGAAGAAAGAACAAACATCAGAAGTTGCTGCTACTCCACCTCCAGAAGAAATTCCCACAAAAGATGGTGATATTTATGCAAAATTAGCATTACAAAAACAGGCAGAAGAACTGGAAGCATTCAAAGATAAAAATAGGGTAAGGGACGAATTACCACTAGAAAATCAGGATAAGCAGAAGGTTGAAAATTTGACCAAAACTAAAACTATTCCTAATAAATCCGTCAGCAGAGAAACATTTTCAACATCCACTAGGGAACAACAACCTAGAAGACCTACGAGAGCGGAAAGACCTGTAAGAGAAATGCCAATTGCACGATATTCACCACCAGTACAAACTGTTGCAACTCCAACAAGATTGCCTCAACAACAAACCACTTTCAAATCTGTTACTAAACCTTCTGACCCATTAGTAGAATTAGCAAAGTTGCGTTCTTTTGGTTCTGCTGGTCAAATTTATTACGCAACAGCAATTACCAACGAGAAAAAGGAGGCAGTAGCCACCCAAACTCGAAATTCTGGAGCCTCAGATTATACTCCCAGACGTAGGTCGAGTTATAACCGCAGTTCTCAACCGGAAACAGTTTTTACCAACAACTCATCATCCGATTTGGAAAGCGGTGCTGATACTAATGGTGGCAGGGAAATCGAGGGACTAAAGCCCAGGTGGACTCCCGTAGTTACTGCGAATACTATCGCTAAAAATGATAAATTGACAAACTCCAGTAATAGCAAGGATTATTCAGCAGATGAAGCGGGCATTATTGAGGGGAGAGAAGAGCAGTATTTAAGGGTGGGAGAGTACGCTGCTGCTACATTAGAAACACCCCTCATTTGGTCGGGAAATACCAATTCCAACTCCCAAAGTAAGTTTATTGCTAAACTCACCCAACCATTACTGAGCAATATTGGGCAAGAAGCAATTCCAACTAACACGCTACTCAGTGTTGAAATTCAGGAAGTTGATTCATCTGGTAGAGCTACTGCTGTAGTCACTGCTATCCTCAAAGACGGCACGGAATATACATTGCCAGCTGGAGCAATTGTGATACTGGGGAAAGGGGGAGAACCCTTAATTGCTCATCAGTATCACGACAAAGGTAAAGAGATTTTGGGCTTGGATGCAGGATTAGGTTTGATGTCGGGACTGGCCAAGGTGGGGGAGGTGATTAACCAACCTGATATTGAAAGTAGCATTTCTCAATCTAATGGTGGATTTAGCAGTATCCAAACCAGTCGCAATGGCGATCGCTCTTTACTGGGTGCATTTGCTCAAGGAGCGTTTGGTACAGTTGCCAAGCAGGTGGAGGAACGAAACCAAAAAGCGATCGCTGAAATTATGAAACGACCCAACATTTGGTTCATCCCCCAAAATACCAAAATCACCGTTCAAGTAAATCGGTCTTTGCGACTTTAA
- a CDS encoding type IV secretory system conjugative DNA transfer family protein, with translation MSINNLFYELKNPQAPIGKYTHYLFSPSGLMLTGLLVGFLLLQMLSGTKKCKLATSYFGGSKETAKAKKKAIKQITNPQCDSATLYVGRHKFTGRKTQDKEPGSPIPLYIPDVQRGTAVIGAPGSGKSFSAINPMIYSAIDQGFPIVLYDFKYPTQAKVASYAKKMGYEVHIFAPGFPESEVCNPLDFLGDSTDAETARQLATVINKNFKMMAASNEDAFFGPAGDQLTEAILMLTKQTQYPDIMTAAAILSSDRMVERLMSANLNPWIKIAFGQLFSSAGSEKTIAGIAGTASLMFTRFMKKNTLGCFVGKTTLPLEIKGKQMIIFGLDRERRDAVGPLLCSILHMTVARAIAKKRQDPLVVVLDEVPSLYLPDLFRWLNESRSEGFCGILGWQNMGQLEKYYGKEVAKTMLGACGTKFIFNPGEEESARLFSAYLGDEEIKYKQKSRSTGGGKSSTSISEQEKTRKLFEPAQFLKLPPGKCIFINPAYCNQNEASVPLLKTIKIPKALINIEQENDSRWTSLIAQLTEKSTQQRPTQDDLDKRVAEVDKLFPIPQQPVQAGAVPLPIDAYKGFF, from the coding sequence ATGAGTATAAACAACCTTTTTTACGAACTTAAAAATCCCCAAGCACCAATTGGTAAATACACTCATTACCTTTTCTCTCCTAGTGGGTTAATGCTGACAGGGTTATTGGTAGGTTTTCTATTACTGCAAATGTTATCTGGAACGAAAAAATGCAAATTAGCTACCAGTTATTTTGGAGGAAGTAAGGAGACAGCTAAAGCGAAAAAGAAAGCTATCAAACAAATCACTAATCCTCAATGTGATAGTGCCACTCTCTATGTTGGTAGACACAAATTTACAGGTAGAAAAACCCAAGACAAGGAACCGGGAAGTCCCATTCCTTTATACATCCCAGATGTGCAAAGAGGAACGGCAGTAATTGGCGCTCCTGGTAGCGGTAAGTCATTTTCTGCTATTAACCCGATGATTTATAGTGCCATTGACCAAGGTTTTCCAATTGTTTTATATGACTTTAAATACCCAACCCAAGCTAAAGTTGCTAGTTATGCCAAAAAGATGGGTTATGAAGTCCATATCTTCGCTCCTGGTTTCCCTGAAAGTGAGGTGTGCAATCCCCTTGATTTTCTCGGAGATTCTACGGACGCGGAAACGGCCAGGCAGTTAGCGACTGTGATCAACAAAAACTTCAAAATGATGGCTGCTAGTAATGAGGATGCTTTTTTTGGCCCTGCTGGTGACCAGTTGACCGAAGCTATCCTGATGCTGACTAAACAAACTCAGTATCCAGATATTATGACAGCTGCGGCTATTCTTAGTAGCGATCGCATGGTAGAACGGCTGATGTCTGCTAACCTCAACCCCTGGATTAAGATTGCTTTTGGTCAGTTGTTTAGTTCGGCTGGTTCTGAGAAAACTATTGCTGGTATTGCCGGTACTGCCAGTTTGATGTTTACCCGGTTCATGAAAAAGAATACTTTGGGGTGTTTTGTTGGTAAGACTACTCTACCTCTAGAAATCAAGGGTAAGCAGATGATTATTTTTGGGTTGGATAGGGAACGACGGGATGCTGTGGGGCCGCTATTGTGCAGTATATTGCACATGACGGTTGCTAGAGCGATCGCCAAAAAACGCCAAGACCCATTAGTTGTTGTCCTGGATGAAGTACCTTCCTTATACCTACCAGACCTGTTTAGATGGCTCAACGAATCTCGCAGTGAGGGTTTTTGCGGCATCCTGGGATGGCAGAACATGGGACAGTTGGAAAAATACTACGGTAAGGAAGTTGCAAAAACCATGCTGGGTGCTTGCGGTACTAAGTTCATTTTTAACCCAGGAGAGGAAGAATCAGCGCGTTTGTTTAGTGCTTATTTGGGAGATGAGGAAATTAAGTATAAGCAGAAATCCAGAAGCACTGGGGGAGGTAAAAGCAGTACCTCAATCTCTGAGCAGGAAAAAACACGGAAGTTGTTTGAGCCAGCACAGTTTTTGAAGTTGCCACCGGGGAAGTGTATATTTATCAACCCGGCTTACTGTAATCAAAATGAAGCTTCTGTTCCTTTATTAAAAACAATTAAAATTCCCAAAGCTTTAATTAATATTGAGCAAGAAAATGACTCTAGGTGGACGAGTTTGATTGCTCAATTGACTGAGAAAAGCACTCAACAACGTCCTACTCAAGATGATCTAGATAAACGAGTGGCTGAAGTAGATAAATTATTCCCTATTCCTCAGCAACCTGTACAAGCAGGTGCTGTACCACTACCAATTGATGCCTATAAAGGTTTTTTCTAA